In a single window of the Terriglobus roseus genome:
- a CDS encoding sensor histidine kinase, with protein MPFFGVDRACLRTCCTFFIIWLLSGSVSAAAVGPAATPETPLQGLQHSQWTSRDGAPASIMAMEQTSDGVLWLGSRQGLYLFDGLHFTRVTVVDESSWSPADIYALKSMPNGDMWIGQFSGGAMLLRNGKVTRFREGLPKAGVTQFFLDRHGNFWASTTQGLARFDGKMFHPAGSDLGLPIGTSVTAALDGAGDLVVRTNNFGLFAWSSRSKRFEPVADGRLGYMPLALDAGGRLWESTKDGLLLLGPGNVPSGPLVPWSYSFFSPDIRFDHTGALWVTERGFGVRRVLPMLRGAPLNAAARMQTFHEKDGLTSEQTMSNFVDKDGDIWVGTERGLDRFHAGTVDRIDGPIGSAYLGVQPAGGGSAWLASFTGGAWLRDAAGKITRSSSLPAAVTRITSLTADGKEGLWIASDAGIGLLTASKWTVFQLDPVMVKQTITAMVPDGSGGFWAAVNTVGAMHWDGHGWSRPEGLSHMAITSLAHTGHNLYVGTRDGVLLTYQDETRTQDRQSLTLGPVTVITPSAEGVWVGGEKGIGLWNGQELQVVATQSVPPIYRISGLLLDANRDLWLNTAVGVAHLSRGAVQAVLDGTAMTVSAEVYDASDGVEGLPLRSFLTPTAAALSSGVMIFTTQLGAYAVDPASLSIRAPAPAPYLTSLRADGEALELQTELRPKIHTLEVDYGAAALRDVQRLRFRYRLRGFDKTWQDAGNRREAVFTDLPPGSYTFESEASYDQKTWSPPSAPLPVVIPPSAMQRRSVRAAIFVTALLLTWLLFRWRIAQIYKVAQLRLQERVQERERIARDLHDTLLQGVQGLILRFGAISQGPQLDATLRQKMQQALTLAESVATEGRDRVRDLRSTSADPNELEEILAEAGTLLALSGTATFAWSTRGHKLPLHPLILDEAFCVGREALQNAYQHAGATRISILLEYSPEQLKLTVSDNGKGLGVAAEEASRPGHWGIAGMRERATRIGGQLSIRSDLGRGTDVSLCVPGSIAYPKSTPSRWWDMFSTLKTQELR; from the coding sequence ATGCCCTTCTTCGGTGTTGATCGAGCCTGCCTACGAACCTGTTGTACTTTTTTCATCATCTGGCTGCTCTCCGGCTCGGTTTCCGCAGCAGCCGTTGGCCCGGCAGCAACCCCTGAGACGCCCTTGCAAGGGCTGCAGCATTCGCAGTGGACCAGCCGCGATGGCGCTCCTGCGAGCATCATGGCAATGGAGCAGACCTCCGACGGTGTGCTGTGGTTGGGATCACGACAGGGGCTCTACCTGTTTGATGGACTGCACTTCACGCGCGTGACGGTTGTAGACGAGAGCTCCTGGTCGCCCGCAGACATTTACGCGTTGAAGTCCATGCCGAACGGCGACATGTGGATCGGCCAGTTCTCAGGCGGAGCCATGTTGCTCCGCAACGGTAAGGTCACTCGGTTTCGCGAGGGATTGCCGAAGGCGGGGGTCACACAATTCTTCCTCGATCGCCACGGAAACTTCTGGGCGTCCACCACGCAGGGGCTCGCACGCTTCGATGGCAAGATGTTTCATCCGGCCGGATCAGACTTGGGCCTGCCTATCGGCACATCCGTCACGGCCGCACTCGATGGCGCGGGAGACCTTGTCGTTCGAACCAATAACTTCGGTCTGTTCGCATGGAGTTCACGCAGCAAGCGCTTTGAGCCAGTCGCAGACGGACGACTCGGCTACATGCCACTTGCACTGGATGCGGGTGGCCGCCTCTGGGAGAGCACGAAGGATGGCCTGTTGCTGCTGGGCCCGGGAAACGTGCCGTCCGGCCCCCTTGTGCCATGGTCGTACTCCTTCTTCTCGCCGGACATTCGCTTCGATCACACGGGTGCGCTCTGGGTGACAGAACGCGGCTTTGGTGTACGCCGCGTGCTGCCGATGCTGAGAGGAGCACCTCTGAATGCTGCAGCCCGCATGCAGACCTTCCACGAGAAGGATGGCCTGACATCCGAGCAGACGATGTCGAACTTCGTAGACAAGGACGGCGACATCTGGGTCGGCACCGAACGTGGACTGGACCGCTTTCATGCAGGCACTGTAGATCGAATTGATGGACCGATTGGTTCCGCCTACCTGGGCGTGCAGCCGGCCGGCGGCGGCTCCGCGTGGCTCGCTTCCTTCACAGGCGGTGCCTGGTTACGAGACGCCGCCGGCAAAATCACGCGCAGTTCTTCGCTACCAGCTGCTGTAACCCGAATCACTTCGCTCACTGCGGACGGCAAAGAGGGCCTGTGGATCGCATCCGACGCTGGCATCGGTCTGCTGACTGCCAGCAAATGGACGGTGTTCCAGCTAGACCCGGTGATGGTCAAGCAGACCATTACCGCCATGGTTCCGGATGGAAGCGGTGGGTTTTGGGCCGCAGTCAACACAGTGGGGGCGATGCACTGGGACGGCCACGGCTGGTCCAGGCCTGAGGGCTTGTCTCACATGGCGATTACATCACTTGCTCACACCGGTCACAATCTCTACGTGGGCACACGGGACGGTGTCCTGCTGACCTATCAGGACGAGACACGAACCCAGGACAGGCAATCGCTCACTCTTGGTCCCGTGACGGTGATCACGCCCTCAGCCGAAGGTGTGTGGGTCGGTGGAGAAAAGGGCATCGGCTTGTGGAATGGCCAAGAGCTGCAGGTCGTCGCGACGCAGAGTGTGCCGCCGATCTATCGCATTTCGGGACTTCTCCTAGACGCGAATCGTGATCTTTGGCTGAATACTGCAGTGGGCGTCGCCCATCTGAGTCGCGGTGCCGTGCAGGCTGTACTCGACGGAACTGCCATGACCGTTTCGGCGGAAGTCTACGACGCTTCCGATGGGGTCGAGGGATTGCCGTTGCGATCTTTTCTGACACCGACCGCAGCCGCACTCTCGTCGGGCGTCATGATCTTCACGACGCAACTAGGTGCATACGCCGTCGATCCCGCATCGCTAAGCATTCGCGCACCAGCACCGGCGCCCTACCTGACCAGCCTGCGTGCCGATGGTGAGGCGTTGGAGTTGCAGACGGAGTTGCGGCCGAAGATCCACACGTTAGAAGTCGATTACGGCGCCGCGGCCCTGCGGGACGTGCAACGCCTGCGTTTCCGCTACCGTCTTCGCGGCTTCGATAAAACGTGGCAGGATGCCGGTAACCGGCGCGAGGCCGTCTTTACAGATCTTCCGCCGGGATCGTACACCTTCGAAAGTGAAGCGTCCTACGACCAGAAGACCTGGAGCCCACCGTCTGCACCGCTGCCGGTGGTGATCCCACCCTCTGCGATGCAGCGGCGGTCGGTGCGTGCGGCGATTTTCGTTACTGCGCTTCTGCTCACATGGCTGCTGTTCCGCTGGCGAATCGCGCAGATCTACAAGGTGGCTCAGCTTCGCTTGCAGGAGCGTGTGCAGGAGCGCGAAAGAATCGCGCGGGATCTGCATGACACACTCCTGCAGGGTGTGCAGGGACTTATCCTGCGCTTCGGCGCCATCTCTCAAGGGCCGCAACTCGATGCCACGCTACGGCAGAAGATGCAGCAGGCCCTAACCCTCGCGGAGTCTGTTGCAACCGAAGGACGAGATCGCGTCCGAGATCTTCGCAGCACCAGCGCGGATCCGAACGAGTTGGAAGAGATTCTGGCGGAAGCAGGCACTTTGCTCGCGCTCTCTGGAACCGCCACCTTCGCGTGGAGCACTCGAGGACACAAGCTTCCGCTGCACCCGCTGATCCTGGATGAGGCTTTCTGCGTTGGGAGAGAGGCACTGCAGAACGCGTATCAGCATGCGGGAGCGACGAGGATCTCCATCCTGCTGGAGTATTCCCCTGAACAACTGAAGTTGACCGTGAGTGATAACGGCAAAGGTCTGGGAGTTGCGGCTGAAGAGGCAAGCCGGCCCGGTCATTGGGGTATTGCCGGCATGCGCGAGAGAGCCACCCGTATCGGCGGTCAGCTTTCCATTCGCTCCGACCTCGGACGAGGCACGGACGTCAGCCTCTGCGTCCCGGGATCGATTGCTTATCCGAAGTCCACACCATCACGCTGGTGGGATATGTTCAGCACACTGAAGACCCAGGAGCTCCGTTGA
- a CDS encoding (2Fe-2S)-binding protein, translated as MNNTELRGSTRLREIETRLRINGELVTLTIDPRTTLLDLLRERLRLTGTKKGCDHGLCGACTLSVDGERVVSCLTLAASIDGCEVLTVEGLAHDGTLGDLQQAFLDHDGFQCGYCTPGQISSAHAMLHEHARGDLSMVSFEGTRDQVTTGRMGLSDQEARERMAGNICRCGAYANIVAAIQAVERGARR; from the coding sequence ATGAACAACACTGAACTGCGCGGAAGCACTCGTCTGCGTGAGATTGAGACGCGCCTTCGTATCAACGGGGAACTCGTCACCCTCACGATCGACCCCAGGACCACGCTGCTCGATCTTCTGCGCGAGCGTCTGCGCCTTACTGGAACCAAGAAGGGATGCGATCACGGATTGTGCGGAGCCTGCACACTCTCTGTCGATGGGGAACGCGTTGTCAGTTGCCTGACGCTTGCAGCCTCCATCGATGGCTGTGAAGTGCTCACCGTGGAAGGTCTCGCGCACGATGGAACCTTAGGTGACCTGCAGCAGGCGTTTCTGGACCACGATGGTTTTCAGTGCGGTTATTGCACGCCGGGACAAATTTCTTCCGCGCACGCCATGTTGCACGAGCATGCGCGCGGTGACCTGAGCATGGTGTCGTTCGAGGGCACGCGCGACCAAGTGACCACCGGGCGCATGGGGTTGAGCGATCAGGAAGCGCGTGAACGCATGGCGGGAAATATTTGCCGATGTGGTGCCTATGCCAACATCGTCGCCGCGATTCAAGCGGTCGAGCGGGGAGCAAGACGATGA
- a CDS encoding response regulator, whose amino-acid sequence MDIFVVDDERIIAETLAIILRNHGYSAETFFSAEHALASIGKSPRLLLTDFRMGRMSGIDLAMEAHSRIDCSVILFSSDLQECDREWQMLQKRDSRCTLLRKPLHPARLLQQVRLSLSTEPRLGLHVS is encoded by the coding sequence ATGGATATCTTTGTCGTCGATGACGAACGCATCATTGCAGAAACACTCGCGATTATCCTGCGTAACCATGGCTACAGTGCGGAGACTTTCTTCTCCGCAGAGCACGCTCTGGCCAGCATCGGAAAGTCGCCACGCCTGCTCCTTACAGATTTCCGCATGGGCCGTATGTCCGGCATCGACCTGGCGATGGAGGCTCATAGTCGCATCGACTGCAGCGTGATCCTGTTCTCTTCGGATCTTCAGGAGTGCGACCGGGAGTGGCAGATGCTCCAGAAGCGCGATTCGCGCTGCACACTTTTGCGTAAGCCGCTTCACCCTGCCCGATTGCTGCAACAGGTCCGCCTTTCTCTAAGCACCGAACCGCGGTTGGGACTACATGTGTCGTGA
- a CDS encoding FAD binding domain-containing protein, with the protein MNTFQFHHATSVEDAIRKVVATGGKYLAGGTNLVDLMKGTVEQPPALVDLRRLGLSKIVATPQGGVFVEAGISNSAIANHHLIRSQYPVVSQAILSGATTQLRNMATAGGNLLQRTRCPYFMETGFQACNKRIPGSGCAAKDGFNREHALFGASEQCVAIHPSDMAVALAILDAVVHVQGPDGKRYIPLQEFFRLPGDTPQFDNALHPHELILGIELPPSRLRNNSWYLKVRDRHSYAFALVSVAAGLERGEDGTIRRAALALGGVAPMPWRVREAELSLLGKPANDEAFHEAAELALQGAVPLSQNNFKIDLGKHSVVRTLRLASSGPQTR; encoded by the coding sequence ATGAACACCTTTCAGTTTCACCATGCGACATCTGTTGAAGACGCGATCCGGAAGGTTGTCGCAACCGGTGGGAAGTATCTTGCTGGCGGCACCAATCTTGTCGATCTGATGAAGGGAACGGTCGAGCAACCGCCAGCGTTGGTCGACCTTCGCCGGCTCGGCCTTTCGAAGATTGTAGCCACGCCGCAGGGCGGTGTGTTCGTAGAGGCCGGCATCAGCAACAGCGCAATCGCCAACCACCATCTCATTCGTTCGCAATACCCAGTCGTCTCCCAGGCCATCCTGAGTGGTGCCACAACGCAGCTGCGCAACATGGCCACTGCGGGTGGCAACCTGTTGCAGCGCACTCGCTGCCCGTACTTCATGGAGACCGGCTTCCAAGCCTGCAACAAGCGCATACCTGGCAGCGGTTGCGCCGCGAAAGATGGCTTCAATCGCGAACATGCACTCTTCGGAGCGAGCGAGCAGTGTGTTGCGATCCATCCGTCCGATATGGCCGTCGCCCTCGCCATCCTGGATGCCGTGGTACATGTGCAGGGTCCCGATGGGAAGCGGTACATTCCGCTGCAGGAGTTCTTTCGCCTTCCGGGCGATACGCCGCAGTTCGATAACGCGCTGCACCCGCATGAACTCATCCTTGGCATCGAGTTGCCACCATCCCGGTTGCGCAACAACTCCTGGTACTTGAAGGTGCGGGATCGTCACAGCTACGCCTTCGCGCTTGTCTCCGTAGCGGCTGGCCTCGAGCGGGGCGAAGACGGAACCATCCGTCGCGCTGCGCTTGCTCTTGGCGGTGTCGCACCCATGCCGTGGCGAGTGCGTGAGGCGGAGTTGAGCCTTCTGGGCAAGCCCGCGAACGATGAGGCCTTCCACGAAGCAGCGGAGCTCGCGCTTCAAGGCGCCGTGCCGCTCAGCCAAAACAATTTCAAGATTGACCTTGGGAAGCACAGCGTGGTCCGCACGCTGCGTCTCGCCAGCAGCGGACCACAGACGCGGTAA
- a CDS encoding amidohydrolase family protein — translation MAIQQQPVSGIGDPTLYRVITLEEHFTTPDFLRATAPFTPALGTSAALEEKLLDLDERRLAAMDEGGVDLQVLSLAATGQEQLTSADATSLVHDANNEAYAATQRHPKRLRMFASLSLKDPAAAAKELERGVERLGCVGGFLNGTEGGDFLDAPRFAPLFEAAEALDVPLYIHPTAPSLAIQDLYFRGLPEASAYFLSTAAWGWHAELGMHCLRLILAGTFDRFPRLKIIIGHMGEHLPYSLMRAQDGLPTSVTHLRRSVSEYFLDHFSVTTSGYFTQAPFRCARELVGADRLLYSVDYPYRSNVAGAHFLEHLEITPDDLRKIASGNAERILKLPSELVSR, via the coding sequence ATGGCGATTCAGCAGCAGCCAGTGTCCGGCATCGGGGATCCGACCTTGTACCGGGTAATCACTCTCGAAGAGCACTTTACGACACCTGACTTTCTGCGAGCGACAGCTCCGTTCACACCGGCTCTGGGAACCTCCGCTGCGCTGGAGGAGAAGCTGCTTGATCTTGATGAGCGACGCCTCGCTGCGATGGACGAAGGCGGCGTGGATCTTCAGGTACTTTCACTTGCTGCAACAGGCCAGGAGCAGCTTACGTCGGCGGACGCCACCAGCCTCGTTCACGATGCGAATAACGAAGCTTATGCAGCGACCCAGAGGCACCCGAAGCGTCTGCGCATGTTCGCCAGCCTGTCGCTGAAAGATCCTGCCGCGGCAGCAAAAGAACTCGAACGCGGCGTGGAGCGGCTGGGCTGCGTTGGCGGCTTTCTCAACGGCACAGAGGGCGGTGACTTTCTGGACGCACCACGATTTGCGCCGCTCTTCGAAGCGGCCGAAGCGCTTGATGTGCCACTCTATATTCACCCGACCGCGCCCTCCTTGGCGATCCAGGACTTGTACTTCCGTGGCCTGCCGGAGGCGAGCGCTTACTTCCTCTCGACTGCGGCTTGGGGGTGGCATGCGGAACTCGGCATGCATTGTCTGCGGCTGATCCTCGCTGGTACCTTCGACCGTTTTCCGAGGTTGAAGATCATCATCGGCCACATGGGCGAGCATCTACCTTATTCGCTGATGCGGGCGCAGGATGGACTTCCGACGTCGGTGACTCATCTGCGACGCAGTGTCTCCGAGTACTTCCTCGATCACTTTTCGGTGACGACAAGTGGCTACTTCACTCAAGCTCCTTTTCGTTGTGCGAGGGAACTGGTCGGCGCAGATCGGTTGCTGTATTCCGTCGACTATCCGTATCGATCAAACGTCGCAGGCGCTCATTTTCTTGAGCATCTGGAGATCACTCCCGATGACCTGCGAAAGATCGCGTCCGGCAACGCGGAACGAATATTGAAGCTGCCGTCTGAGCTGGTGTCGCGTTGA
- a CDS encoding FAD-dependent monooxygenase, whose amino-acid sequence MKPGKAILAGGSVGGLFAGVLLQRAGWDVVLYERSVSGLAGKGAGLVPQSEVAAILEEVGRRDVLSSGVIAHERIFLDRSGAISETIPSPQSQMSWDLLFSAFRSLVADAEYHSGKVIVHVASSASEATVRFEDGAQRTADVVIGADGIGSVVRQMVAPGTELRYAGYAAFRGLSPETRLSKAAADLLSERFAFLNAFRSQYLGYLVAGPDGSIAPGRRRYNWVWYRALDSEQLQAALQTEAGDDRLYSAPPGGLSNATVRELADAAQSLLPPVLAELVRSEPRPFLQAIFDYGAPQMNRGRVALLGDAAFVVRPHTAMGVSKAAGDAMALRDALEQSETVEEALNLYNLQRHPVGTAIAAYGQRLGRSFAASE is encoded by the coding sequence TTGAAGCCCGGTAAGGCGATCCTCGCGGGCGGCTCGGTGGGCGGGCTGTTTGCGGGCGTGCTGCTTCAGCGGGCCGGGTGGGATGTTGTCCTCTATGAGCGGTCAGTTTCCGGCTTGGCCGGCAAGGGTGCAGGGCTTGTGCCGCAGAGCGAAGTTGCGGCGATCCTTGAAGAGGTAGGTCGGCGCGATGTCCTGAGTTCCGGAGTCATCGCGCACGAGCGTATCTTTCTTGATCGATCTGGGGCGATCAGCGAGACAATCCCGTCGCCCCAATCGCAGATGTCCTGGGACCTGTTGTTCTCGGCCTTCCGAAGTCTCGTAGCCGACGCAGAGTATCACTCGGGGAAAGTCATTGTGCACGTTGCATCGAGCGCCTCCGAGGCTACCGTTCGTTTCGAGGACGGTGCACAAAGGACTGCAGATGTTGTGATTGGCGCTGATGGTATTGGCTCCGTTGTCCGGCAGATGGTTGCTCCAGGAACGGAACTTCGTTATGCCGGTTATGCAGCGTTCCGTGGGTTGTCGCCCGAGACACGACTCTCGAAGGCTGCGGCCGACCTGCTCTCAGAACGTTTCGCCTTCCTCAATGCCTTTCGGTCGCAATATCTGGGCTATCTTGTCGCAGGCCCGGATGGCAGTATCGCGCCCGGACGCAGGCGGTACAACTGGGTTTGGTATCGTGCTCTAGACAGCGAACAATTGCAGGCGGCGCTGCAAACCGAGGCAGGGGACGACCGGCTGTACTCCGCGCCACCCGGCGGGTTATCGAATGCCACCGTGCGGGAGCTCGCAGACGCAGCCCAATCGTTGCTGCCGCCTGTTCTTGCTGAACTAGTACGCAGCGAGCCACGTCCCTTTCTACAGGCGATCTTCGATTACGGAGCTCCGCAAATGAATCGCGGACGGGTCGCTCTTCTAGGGGATGCGGCCTTCGTTGTTCGACCTCACACCGCCATGGGAGTATCCAAAGCTGCGGGCGACGCAATGGCTCTGCGCGATGCGCTGGAACAAAGCGAGACTGTCGAAGAGGCGTTGAACCTTTACAACCTGCAGCGCCACCCTGTTGGCACTGCGATCGCCGCGTATGGACAACGCCTTGGACGAAGCTTTGCAGCAAGCGAGTAA
- a CDS encoding response regulator, whose translation MTEKKPIRVMAVDDHPVFRQGVRAMLSTQPDMILVAEASTGREAVELFQIHKPDVTLMDLRLPDINGLEAMAIIRDRSPNARMIVLTTYKGDVQALRAMKAGASGYLLKSMLRMYMLDTIRAVHAGHRRVPAEVAAEMAEHAADDALTAREIEVLLHVAAGNANKAVADKLAITEDTVKAHMKSILAKLGANDRTHAVTIAMRRGFLDLH comes from the coding sequence ATGACGGAAAAGAAACCAATCCGGGTTATGGCAGTGGATGACCATCCAGTCTTCCGTCAGGGGGTTCGCGCCATGTTGTCCACGCAGCCCGACATGATTCTGGTTGCGGAAGCGTCCACGGGACGTGAGGCGGTCGAGCTCTTTCAGATTCACAAGCCCGATGTGACTCTTATGGATCTTCGTCTGCCGGACATTAATGGACTGGAAGCAATGGCGATCATTCGTGACCGTTCGCCGAATGCACGCATGATTGTCCTGACGACTTACAAGGGTGATGTGCAGGCGCTGCGGGCGATGAAGGCCGGGGCGTCGGGATACCTCCTGAAAAGCATGCTGCGGATGTACATGCTCGATACCATCCGTGCGGTCCACGCTGGGCACCGGCGGGTACCGGCCGAGGTCGCGGCGGAGATGGCGGAGCATGCCGCAGACGATGCACTGACCGCTCGCGAGATTGAAGTTCTATTGCACGTCGCCGCCGGCAATGCCAACAAAGCTGTGGCCGACAAGCTCGCCATCACCGAAGACACTGTGAAGGCGCATATGAAGAGCATCCTGGCCAAACTTGGCGCGAACGATCGCACACATGCAGTGACCATTGCGATGCGCCGGGGCTTTCTAGATCTCCATTAG
- a CDS encoding alpha/beta fold hydrolase yields MSTFVTKSGVSLYFKDWGEGQPIVFSHGWPLSADAWDAQMLYFGERGYRVIAHDRRGNGRSEQTWDGNTMDVYADDLAELIEHLDLRDMIMVGHSTGGGEVARYIGRHGSKRVAKAVLVSAVPPIMLKSESNPYGTPIEALDGIRSGVAGNRSQFYLDLTGPFFGYNRPGAKDSIGIRQSFWMQGMMGSVKSQYDTVKQFSETDFHADLAKMDIPTLVMQGDDDQIVPFAASGELTAKLVKGAQLKVYKGFPHGMPVSEAETINKDLLAFIQS; encoded by the coding sequence ATGAGCACGTTTGTCACGAAGAGCGGCGTTTCGTTGTATTTCAAGGATTGGGGCGAAGGGCAGCCCATCGTTTTTTCACACGGCTGGCCTCTGTCGGCCGACGCGTGGGACGCGCAGATGTTGTACTTCGGCGAACGCGGCTACCGCGTCATCGCGCATGACCGTCGTGGAAATGGCCGTTCTGAGCAGACGTGGGATGGCAACACTATGGACGTGTATGCCGACGATCTTGCAGAACTCATCGAGCACCTGGACCTAAGGGACATGATCATGGTTGGCCACTCCACCGGCGGCGGCGAGGTTGCGCGTTACATCGGCCGCCACGGTTCAAAGCGTGTCGCGAAGGCTGTGCTCGTCAGCGCGGTACCTCCCATCATGCTGAAGTCAGAATCCAATCCGTACGGCACACCGATCGAAGCGCTGGACGGGATCCGCAGCGGCGTTGCCGGCAATCGCTCCCAGTTCTATCTCGACCTTACAGGACCCTTTTTCGGTTACAACCGCCCCGGTGCGAAGGATTCGATCGGCATTCGCCAGAGCTTCTGGATGCAGGGCATGATGGGCAGCGTCAAGAGCCAGTACGACACCGTCAAGCAGTTCTCTGAGACGGACTTCCACGCCGATCTGGCAAAGATGGATATCCCCACGCTCGTGATGCAGGGCGATGATGACCAGATTGTTCCCTTCGCAGCTTCGGGTGAGTTGACTGCAAAGCTCGTGAAGGGCGCTCAGTTAAAGGTCTACAAGGGATTTCCTCATGGCATGCCGGTCAGCGAGGCGGAGACCATCAACAAGGATCTGCTGGCGTTCATACAGAGCTAA